From Puntigrus tetrazona isolate hp1 chromosome 8, ASM1883169v1, whole genome shotgun sequence, the proteins below share one genomic window:
- the LOC122349884 gene encoding uncharacterized protein LOC122349884: MKHQRLCGSRCLGPMTFSVTGRSVTLNQEGQLASRDTSSFMNGLAFLSRTVKVDEKLCICIEDRTSLWDGALRVGFTNICPGRRSLPPASIPDLRDTRGYCVVPVPEDLCRCGVQLQFWINYAGMVIVQEIGGEKYYLKAEELNLNDPLWAFIDLYGSTSAVRLLRSRRGSRTSCPVCPVDCTFSINLPARAVERRTSEEEHSYNHRTETRKLQKTSSFWKVGLFVVQYANQTTIPSPREGAKLTRAGLGVPVQESRGLNLQWTWQELNQFICSRYPLVNLDVTGFHFAKADKHGRLCRLHANTVKKMKEELADNILYIVPLTDIVLNEMITYTLPPVMNANPFTQSRPPQPVPAQQRHRLTSASSLSDSSLNSSMEDMDFSSLLREFQHMHLSASEHVSVMVSRNKVVQNAKELVSNSNFPWTQIPLVTFVGEEALDCGGPRREFFRILMKEVQSSLGVFEGQPGHLFFTYDQMALEEHKYELAGKLIAWSVAHGGPGLKSLDPCLYQLMCTQECSLVNFDWHLIPDADIQDKLQKISSCKTAADLQKLQTEQGDWICDCGFPGIYRREISVQNVPKIYSFAVRHYIYLRTSNMVHQFTKGLNAYGQFWDMVRTHWIEFLPIFTNMHEPLSRSTFRDLFQIQWSKSGTEKRKAEEKTIRYWELVLKMIEDKKTEAPQNKLQFEEVLAFITGADEVPPLGFSQKPSINFYQPEQRGCRLPYANTCIMGLFLPRVVTDEEELYRMLLRSIRDSAVFGRT, encoded by the exons ATGA AGCACCAACGCTTGTGTGGAAGTCGATGTCTGGGTCCGATGACTTTCAGTGTGACAGGCCGCTCGGTGACCCTCAACCAAGAAGGACAACTGGCGTCCAGAGACACCTCGTCCTTTATGAACGGTTTGGCGTTCCTCAGCCGCACGGTAAAGGTGGACGAAAAGCTGTGTATATGCATTGAGGATCGCACCTCGTTGTGGGATGGAGCTCTCCGTGTGGGCTTCACCAACATCTGCCCAGGGAGAAGGAGTTTACCGCCTGCCTCAATACCAGACCTCAGGGACACACGGGGATACTGTGTCGTGCCAGTGCCTGAGGACTTGTGTAGGTGTGGTGTACAGCTTCAGTTCTGGATAAACTATGCTGGCATGGTTATTGTTCAAGAGATAGGAGGGGAGAAGTATTACCTCAAAGCAGAAGAGCTGAACCTAAACGATCCGCTGTGGGCTTTCATTGATCTGTACGGGAGCACAAGCGCCGTGCGACTTCTGA GATCGAGAAGGGGCAGTCGAACATCATGTCCGGTTTGTCCTGTGGACTGTACATTTAGCATCAACTTGCCAGCCAGAGCGGTTGAGCGAAGAACATCAGAAGAAGAGCATAGCTATAACCATAGAACAG AAACCAGAAAGCTCCAGAAAACATCATCTTTCTGGAAAGTGGGTCTCTTCGTTGTACAGTATGCCAATCAGACGACCATCCCAAGCCCCCGAGAAGGTGCAAAACTCACAAGAGCTGGTTTAG GTGTACCTGTTCAGGAGTCACGAGGTTTAAATCTACAATGGACTTGGCAAGAGCTGAATCAGTTCATTTGCTCCAGATATCCTTTGGTTAACCTGGACGTGACTGGTTTCCATTTCGCGAAGGCTGATAAGCATGGACGACTCTGCAGATTACATGCAAACactgtgaaaaaaatgaaagaggaGCTGGCTGACAACATACTTTATATAGTTCCTCTGACAGACATTGTTCTAAATGAG atgATCACGTACACATTACCACCAGTCATGAATGCAAATCCTTTCACACAATCACGTCCTCCTCAACCCGTTCCTGCACAACAGAGGCACCGGTTGACTTCAGCCAGCAGCCTTTCAGATTCAAGCCTAAACTCTTCAATG GAGGACATGGACTTTAGTTCTCTGCTCAGAGAGTTCCAGCACATGCATCTCAGCGCCAGCGAGCACGTTTCAGTAATGGTTTCTCGTAACAAGGTCGTGCAGAATGCTAAAGAATTGGTTTCCAACTCTAATTTCCCTTGGACCCAAATCCCTCTCGTGACATTTGTTGGCGAGGAAGCCCTCGACTGTGGAGGTCCACGGAGAGAGTTTTTCAG AATCTTGATGAAGGAGGTGCAGAGCTCGCTGGGCGTCTTTGAGGGGCAGCCCGGACACTTGTTCTTCACCTATGACCAGATGGCCTTGGAGGAACACAAGTATGAGTTGGCGGGGAAGCTGATTGCGTGGTCTGTGGCTCATGGCGGCCCAGGACTCAAGTCTCTTGACCCATGCCTGTACCAGCTGATGTGCACCCAGGAATGTTCTCTGGTAAACTTTGACTGGCACCTAATACCAGATGCTGACATTCAGGACAAACTCCAAAAG ATTTCATCTTGTAAAACGGCAGCAGATCTCCAGAAGCTGCAGACAGAGCAGGGGGATTGGATCTGTGATTGTGGTTTCCCTGGAATATACAGACGTGAAATTTCCGTTCAAAATGTGCCAAAGATTTATTCCTTTGCAGTTCGACACTACATATATCTACG AACATCGAATATGGTTCATCAGTTCACAAAGGGACTGAACGCTTATGGACAGTTCTGGGATATGGTAAGAACTCACTGGATTGAGTTTTTGCCCATCTTTACCAACATGCATGAACCCCTTTCCCGAAGCACATTTAGAGACCTGTTCCAAATCCAATGGAGTAAATCAGGGACCGAGAAGAGAAAGGCTGAGGAAAAGACTATACGCTACTGGGAACTGGTACTTAAGATGATCGAAG ataaaaaaacagaagctcCTCAAAACAAGTTGCAATTTGAGGAAGTTTTAGCTTTCATAACTGGAGCGGATGAAGTCCCACCACTTGGTTTCTCCCAGAAGCCCAGCATTAACTTCTACCAACCAGAGCAGCGCGGATGCCGTCTACCGTACGCCAACACGTGCATCATGGGATTGTTCCTGCCGAGGGTTGTAACAGATGAAGAGGAACTTTACAGAATGCTCCTCAGATCAATCAGAGACTCAGCTGTTTTTGGGAGAACATGA